The following are encoded in a window of Athene noctua chromosome 29, bAthNoc1.hap1.1, whole genome shotgun sequence genomic DNA:
- the LIX1L gene encoding LIX1-like protein isoform X1, which produces MCMTDAVPGPGICLAGDGKSVWVLVHWRTGREPCIVKSLTENCSCLACFIKKTPNKLNLKIIQSDCFMNKCPEKPVVERGGECLVKNYCGSDSSPRFILQKAIKTKRLKLADFLKSQKSYGAGWTTEKLSQVNVVEALQEFWQMKQSRGADLKNGALVVYEMVPSNSPPYVCYVTLPGGSCFGSFQFCPTKAEARRSAAKIALMNSVFNEHPSRRITDEFIEKSVSEALASFNGNREEADNPNTGIGAFRFMLESNKGKSMLEFQELMTVFQLLHWNGSLKAMRERQCSRQEVLAHYSHRALDDDIRNQMAMDWVNREQNSPGALSRELASTERELDEARLAGKELRFHKEKKDILMLAAGQLGSIHSSNC; this is translated from the exons CTGGGCCGGGAATCTGCCTGGCTGGAGATGGGAAGTCTGTCTGGGTATTGGTGCACTGGAGAACTGGCAGGGAACCCTGTATTGTTAAGTCTTTGACGGAAAATTGCTCCTGTCTTGCATGtttcatcaaaaaaacccccaacaaattAAACTTGAAAATAATCCAGAGTGACTGCTTTATGAACAAATGCCCTGAAAAGCCTGTGGTTGAACGAGGAGGGGAATGCTTAGTGAAGAACTACTGTGGCAGCGACTCCTCGCCTCGCTTCATCTTGCAGAAAGCAATAAAAACTAAAAGGCTCAAGCTTGCCGACTTCCTAAAAAGCCAAAAAAGTTACGGCGCTGGATGGACAACCGAAAAACTAAGCCAAG TGAACGTCGTGGAGGCCCTCCAGGAATTCTGGCAGATGAAACAGTCGCGCGGGGCCGATCTGAAGAACGGAGCCCTTGTGGTGTACGAGATGGTCCCTTCCAACAGTCCCCCGTACGTCTGCTACGTCACCTTGCCGGGAGGGAGCTGCTTTGGCAGTTTCCAG TTCTGTCCAACCAAGGCTGAAGCCCGGAGGAGCGCAGCGAAGATTGCGCTGATGAACTCGGTGTTTAATGAGCATCCCTCCCGGAGGATCACGGATGAGTTCATTGAGAAGAGTGTTTCGGAGGCCCTGGCATCTTTCAAC GGCAATCGAGAGGAAGCTGATAATCCCAACACCGGCATCGGGGCTTTTCGCTTCATGCTGGAATCCAACAAGGGAAAATCAATGCTGGAGTTCCAG GAGCTGATGACCGTCTTCCAGCTGCTGCACTGGAACGGCAGCCTCAAAGCCATGCGGGAGAGACAGTGCTCGCGGCAG GAGGTCCTGGCTCACTACTCCCACCGCGCTCTGGACGACGACATAAGGAACCAGATGGCCATGGACTGGGTGAACAGGGAGCAGAACAGCCCCGGGGCCCTTTCCAGGGAGCTGGCTTCGACCGAGAGAGAGCTGGACGAAGCCCGCCTGGCCGGGAAGGAGCTGCGTTTCCATAAGGAGAAGAAAGACATCCTGATGCTGGCGGCCGGCCAGCTGGGGAGCATCCACTCCTCCAACTGCTAG